In one window of Dokdonia sp. PRO95 DNA:
- a CDS encoding ABC transporter ATP-binding protein, with amino-acid sequence MGNLIKIRNIIRDFPLGTETVHVLKGIDLDIDKGEYVAFMGPSGSGKSTLMNLLGCLDTPTAGSYVLNGRDVSQMTDDELAEVRNTEIGFVFQTFNLLPRTTALDNVALPMVYAGLSKSARNARAEEVLTDVGLADRMDHKPNQLSGGQRQRVAVGRALVNKPSIILADEPTGNLDSKTGVEIMALFDAIHAAGNTVILVTHEEDIAEHAHRVIRLRDGVIESDTRNK; translated from the coding sequence ATGGGCAACCTTATTAAAATTAGAAACATCATTCGTGACTTCCCATTGGGAACAGAAACTGTGCACGTGCTCAAGGGTATAGATCTTGATATTGATAAGGGCGAGTATGTTGCTTTCATGGGGCCTTCTGGTTCAGGTAAGTCTACACTTATGAATCTTTTGGGTTGTCTTGATACTCCTACCGCTGGATCCTATGTTCTTAATGGACGTGATGTAAGCCAGATGACAGATGATGAGCTAGCTGAAGTACGCAACACAGAAATAGGTTTTGTATTCCAAACGTTTAATTTACTTCCTAGAACCACAGCTCTTGACAATGTAGCCTTACCAATGGTTTATGCTGGGCTTTCAAAATCTGCACGTAATGCTCGTGCCGAAGAGGTTCTCACAGATGTAGGTCTTGCCGATCGTATGGACCACAAACCTAACCAACTTTCAGGAGGACAACGACAGCGTGTTGCAGTAGGTCGTGCTCTAGTAAATAAACCATCCATCATCCTTGCAGATGAACCTACAGGTAACCTTGACTCAAAAACTGGTGTTGAGATTATGGCACTTTTTGATGCAATCCATGCTGCAGGAAATACCGTAATCCTAGTAACACACGAGGAAGATATTGCAGAGCATGCACAT
- a CDS encoding class I SAM-dependent methyltransferase, which translates to MNQYKHSIITYLKWLPKTFHLHGIHSPFIFKLEKEVLRGTSDPAISQKINTYKKALLDNETSIEVMDFGAGSRVFKSAQRKVRDIARYAGATHKRVLLLQRLMAYFQPKEVLELGTSLGVATAALAIQNTAHVTTIEGCPNTAAVAKKELDAANVTNVTLCVGDFNDEIVKHNHKKFEFIYFDGNHSKQATLDYVSSLLRTTTADTVWMFDDIHWSPEMTEAWQTIKKIPEISATIDAFHFGMVFFRPQQAKEDFYIRL; encoded by the coding sequence GTGAACCAGTACAAACACTCCATAATCACCTATTTAAAATGGCTCCCAAAGACATTTCACCTGCATGGGATACATTCTCCGTTTATATTTAAGTTAGAGAAAGAGGTATTGCGTGGCACGTCTGATCCTGCTATTTCACAAAAAATCAACACATACAAGAAAGCCCTACTAGATAACGAGACGAGCATTGAGGTCATGGATTTTGGTGCAGGTTCACGAGTGTTTAAATCGGCTCAACGAAAAGTAAGAGACATTGCTAGATATGCTGGAGCTACTCATAAAAGAGTGCTTTTACTGCAACGTCTTATGGCATATTTTCAACCTAAAGAGGTATTAGAACTTGGTACTTCGCTAGGGGTTGCCACGGCAGCACTCGCTATTCAAAACACAGCACATGTCACTACTATAGAAGGCTGCCCTAATACTGCGGCCGTAGCAAAAAAGGAGCTAGATGCTGCAAACGTGACTAACGTAACGCTTTGCGTAGGAGACTTTAATGATGAGATTGTAAAACACAATCATAAAAAGTTTGAATTCATATATTTTGACGGAAATCACTCTAAGCAAGCCACGCTAGATTATGTATCATCACTTCTTCGCACAACTACAGCAGATACTGTCTGGATGTTTGACGACATTCACTGGTCACCAGAAATGACAGAAGCCTGGCAAACTATTAAGAAAATACCAGAAATATCTGCGACCATAGATGCTTTTCATTTTGGGATGGTATTCTTCAGACCACAGCAGGCTAAGGAAGACTTTTACATTAGACTGTAA